The Streptomyces sp. NBC_00483 genome contains the following window.
TCGAAGCCGCGGGCGTCCCGCAGGAACCGGAGCAGTTCCTCCAGTTCCTCGTCGGTCTCCGCGTCGCGCGGCGCCTCGCTCATGGTCCGTCCTACCTACTGCCTCTTGATGTCGACGAGTCCGCGGATCGCCGCGGAGATTTCCTCCAGAGGTAGCACGAAGTCCGCCGCCCCCGTACCCACCGCCGCCTCCGGCATGCCCCTGAACTCCGCGGTCTCCGGGTCCTGCGCGATCACGGTACCGCCCCGCGCCTTCACGGCGTCCACGCCCTTGGCGCCGTCGTTGCCCGTGCCGCTCAGGACGACGGCGACGGCACGGGCCCCGTAGGCGTCGGCGACGGATTCGAAGAGCGGGTCGGCGGACGGCCGCAGGAAGTGCACCCGGTCCCCCAGGGAGAGGCCGAGGGTGCCGTCCCGGTCCACGAGGAGGTGCCGGTTGGGCGGCGCGATGTGGACGGTGCCGGGCCGAGCCTGCTCGCCCTCTTCCGCGAGTTTGACGTGCAGGCCGGTGCGGCGGTCGAGGATCTCCGCGAGCACGGTGCGGTGGTGCGGGTCCATGTGCTGGACGACGAGGACGGGCACGGGCAGGTCGGCCCCGAGCCCGCCGAGAACGGTGACAAGGGCATGGATGCCACCCGCGGACGCGGCAACTGCGACGATGTTGAAGCTGTCGTGGGTACGGTCGGCACTGATCGGTGACGGCACAGTATTGACCCTAAACTCCCGACGGGCCTGCGGCTACGGATACGGGGGGGCGGGCGGCCGTCAGGCGCCGGGCGCCGCCGTCAGCACCCCCGCCGAAATCGCGGACCGCAGCACCGCGTGGTCCCGGTCGGTCTGCTCGGCGTAATGCATCGCGAACGCGGCGACCGCACGGTCGAAGACGTCCTTGCCGCCGAGGTAGGACGCGAGGGCGACGCGGTCTCCGGAGCGGGCGTGCGCCCGGGCGAGGGCGGCGCCGCACAGCCGGGCGTAGGCGAGGAGTTCGTCGGGCGGCATGACGTTGACGTCGGCGGAGCCCTTCATGTCGCGCAGTTGACGCCAGTAGAAGGAGCGGCCCTGCGGTCCCGTCATCCAGCCGAGGAAGATGTCGCCCGCCGCCTGGAGGAGGCGCTGTCCCGACACGACGCGGTGGCCTGGATGGATGTACGGGCCGTGGTTCGGGATGTGGTCCTCGACGACGGACCGGGTGGCCTCCTTGATCTGGAGGAACAGCGGGTCGTCCGCGTCGCGTCCGGCGAGCAGCACGATGAAGCAGCGGGTGCCGACGCTGCCGACGCCGACGACCTTGCGGGCCGCGTCGACGAAGCGGTAGCGGTCGAGCAGCCGGCGGCGTTCCTCGGCGAGCGTGGAGCGGTAGTCGCCGAACATCTTGCGGACGGCCGCGGCGTCGGAGACCCCGGCCGGCTCGAGGAGCGGCGGGTCGTACGCGATGCGGCGGCGGCCTTCGGGGGTGGTCTCGGTGAGCTTGCCGAGGGCGTGCAGGCTGGTACGGCGGGTGGCCTGGGCGAGGGTGTGCTCGGCGCGGCGGCGGTGGCGTCCGGAGCGGATGAGCGGGAGCAGCGCGTGGGCGTCGATGCGCTCGTACCAGACGGCGAGCTCACCGAGCGGGGCCAAGCGGCGCATATTGGTGCGGTACGCGGTGACGGAGCCGAGGGCGGCGAGGTGGGCGTGCTTGTCGGAGTGGCCGTTGTCGCGGGCGGCGACGGCTATGGAGGCGGCGAGGCGTTTGACGTCCCATTCGAAGGGGCCCGGGTACGTCTCGTCGAAGTCGTTGAGGTCGAAGAGCAGGGCGCGGTCCGGCGCGGCGAACAGGCCGAAGTTCAACAGGTGGGCGTCGCCGCAGAGTTGGACGGTGAGGCCCGTGTGGGGTGTCGCCGCAAGGTCGTCGGTCATCACGGCGGCGGCGCCGCGCAGGAAGGCGAACGGGCTCGCCGCCATCCGCCCGTAGCGGATGGGCAGCAGGTCGCGGAGCCGGTCGGCGCCCTGCCGTTCCAGGGTGACGACGGGGTCGGGGCGGTCGGCGGACGGGATCCACGGGCCGTGCGAGGAGCGGGGGCTGTGCTTGCGGGCCCGTCTGCCCTGGTCGGCGCGTTCGGCGGGGCTGCTCATGGCGGGCGCCCCTTCGGTCAATGACGCAGGGCGCGGGAGACCTCGGCGGTGATGTCACCGTCGAGGGAGTGGGTGCTGCGGGCGGTCGCGTCCTTGGAGTCGCCGCCCTGCACATCGTTCACGTTGAGCACGACGGTGTCCACCAGCTTGTCGTCGCCGTTCCTGAAGCCGACCTGGACGACGTACGACTTGGTGTCCGACGCGCCGTTGCTGACGGTGACCGGGACCGTGGTGCGGTCGCCGTCGGATTTCACGTCGCCGAGCTTCACGTCGCCCTTGGCGTCGACGCCGTCCTTGAAGTCGTTGAACTTCTGCTGCGCCTCCGCGGTCGCCGACGCCACCACGTCCGCACCCCTGGACGCGGCCGAGGAGGCGGCGGAGGCGGCCTTCGACGCGGCGCTGGAAGGGCCATCGCCGTCGTCGGAGCAGCCGGCCGCGGCCACGGTCAGGGCCGCCACGCACAGGGCCGCGCCCACGGCCCGTACGCCTCGTGAGCCTCGTGCGCCTCGTCGTACGTCCGCCATCGCCGACTCCTCCGCTCGACCACCACTGCAGGTTGCCTCAGTCAACGTTGGGGCAGGGTCGGGGCGCATGCCAAGGGGGGCAAACAGGTGACCTTCGCGGCACCGCGGCAGGCAGGATGTGCCGCATGAACACGAAGAGCACAGGGACCGTGCGGCACATCGGTGACGACGAGCGGCGCGTGCGGCTCGCCCGCGCGCACCGCCTCGCCCCCTCGGCGCGTGCGGACCGCGCCGAGGACATCGCGCGCTCGCTCGTGGCGCTGCACGGCACGGATCCGGCGACCGTGTATCTGGCGGTGGGGGCGCGGCTCGCGGAGCCTTCCGGGACGGTCGCCGACGTCGAGCGGGCGCTGTACGAGGACCGCAGCCTGGTGCGGATGCACGGGATGCGGCACACGGTGTTCACGTTCCCGGCGGAGCTGGCGGCGACGGTGCACGCGTCGACCGGGCTCGCGGTGGCGGCGAAGGCGCGGGCCGGACTGCTCAAGGACATCGCGGGCGGCAGCGACGGGCGCCTCACGCCCGAGTGGCTGGCGGAGGTGGAGGCGTCGGCGCTGGCCGCGCTCGAGCGGCGCGGGGAGGCCACGGTGACCGAACTCGCGGGGGACGAGCCGCGGTTGAGGGAGCAGTTCACGTACGGCAGGGGCAAGAGCTACGAGGCCGAGCAGACCGTGTCGTCGCGGCTCATGCGGGTGCTCGGGGTGGAGGGGCGGGTCGTACGGGGCCGGCCGCTCGGCTCGTGGACCTCGACGCAGTTCCGGTGGGCGGTCGCGCCGCCGCACCCGGAGCTGCCGGTCGCCGAGGCGCAGGCGGAGCTGCTCCGGCTGTGGCTGGGGGTGTGCGGGCCCGCCACGGAAGGGGACCTCAAGTGGTGGACGGGGTGGAAGGTCACCGATGTACGCAAGGCGCTGGCCGCGGTGGGGGCGGTGACGGTGTCACTGGACGGCGGTGGCACGGGGTACGTGCTGGCGGATCAAGTGGACGCGCCGGAGGGTGACTTGGAGCCGTGGGCGGCGCTGCTGCCGGGTCTCGACCCTACGTCGATGGGGTGGCAGGAGCGCGACTGGTACTGCCCGCCGGAGCTGCGCCCCGCGCTCTTCGACGGCAGCGGGAACATCGGGCCCACGGTGTGGTGGGGCGGGCGGATCGTGGGTGGGTGGGGGCAGGGTGCGGGTGGCGAGGTGGTGTGGCGGTTGTTGGACGCGTCGGGTGGGCGGGTCGCTGAACGGGCGGTTGCCGCGGAGGCGGAGCGCCTCGCGGCGTGGCTGGGTGGGACCCGGGTCACGCCGCGGTTTCGTACGCCGTTGGAGAAGGAGTTGGCGTCGATGTGAGCGCAGGCGGCGACGAGGCCGAGGTCGCGGGGCTCTGCCCCGGACCCCGCGCCTCAATCGCCGGCGGGGCTTGATTGAGTTACCGGCTGTAACGCATCAGCGCCCGCACCATGTGGCACGTCGTGTCCGATGGCGGGTGGATGCCGACGCGTTCGGCCGTGGCGCGGATCCTGCGGTTGTGGGCCTGGTTGGGGAGGTAGACGCCGGAGTCGAGCAGGGCTATCGCCAGGCGCATGGCCTTCAGGCGGCGGTTGTGGGTGATGTACCAGTCGCGGGGGCGCCCCGCGGGGAGCGGCCTCTTCGCGAGTGGTGTGTACGGCAGATCGAACAGCAGCGGAGCGGCGGCAGCGGGCACAGGCATCCTCCTGTCGCGAACGTCCGAGAGCCCCCGTAGCCCTCGAACACTGCTTCTATTCTACCGCCGACCACTGACAAAAGCCGCTGGCCAGAGCCCAGTTGAGGGGCGCCGCACGGCTTCACTCGCGTACCGTTGACCCCATGGAGATCTGGATCAACCCGGCCTGCTCGAAGTGCCGCAGCGCGCTCACCCTGCTCGACGCGGAGGGCGCCGACTACACGGTGCGCCGCTACCTGGAGGACGTGCCGACGCCCGACGAGATCCGCGCCGTGCTCGGCCGGCTCGGCCTCGAGCCGTGGGACATCACCCGCACCCAGGAGGCCGACGCGAAGGAGCTCGGCCTGAAGGGCTGGGCGCGCGACGCGGACAGCCGTGAGCAGTGGATCGAGGCGCTCGCCGCCCACCCGAAGCTGATCCAGCGCCCGATCATCACGGCCGAGGACGGCACGGCGGTCGTGGGCCGCAGCGAGGAGTCGGTGCGCGAGGCGATGACGCGGCGCTAGCCTCACCCACCGCACGCGGCACATCGCATACAGGACCACGGGCCACTTCCCGCCCCGCACCACTCAGGTAACACGGGGTTCACAAACGAGCAACGGCCGAGAAACCCCCTGGTGACAGAGTTCCCGGCAGTTCGAGACCCGCGTGAATGAGGAAGTGGCCCCGTGACCTTCAAGGCTGAGTACATCTGGATCGACGGCACCCAGCCGACGGCCAAGCTCCGTTCGAAGACCAAGATAATCGGGGGTCAGCCGCAGGGCCTGGACACGCTTCCGGTGTGGGGCTTCGACGGCTCCTCCACCAACCAGGCCGAGGGCCACGCCTCCGACCTCGTGCTCCGCCCCGTCGCCCAGTACCCGGACCCGATCCGTGGTGGCGACGACATCCTCGTCATGTGCGAGGTCCTGAACATCGACATGACGCCGCACTACTCCAACACGCGTGCCGCACTCGCCGAGGTCGAGGAGAAGTTCGGCTCGCAGGAGCCGATCTTCGGCATCGAGCAGGAGTACACCTTCTTCGAGGGCGACCGCCCGCTCGGCTTCCCGGTCGGCGGCTTCCCCGCCGCGCAGGGCGGCTACTACTGCGGCGTCGGCGCGGACGAGATCTTCGGCCGTGACATCGTCGAGAAGCACCTCGAGCACTGCCTGGACGCCGGTCTCGCCATCTCCGGCATCAACGCCGAGGTCATGCCCGGCCAGTGGGAGTTCCAGGTCGGCCCCGTGGGTCCGCTCCAGGTCTCCGACGAGCTGTGGATCGCCCGCTGGCTGCTCTACCGCACCGCCGAGGACTTCAACGTCTCCGCGACCCTCGACCCCAAGCCGGTCAAGGGCGACTGGAACGGCGCGGGTGCGCACACCAACTTCTCCACGAAGGCGATGCGCGAGGGCTACGACGCGATCATCACCGCGTGCGAATCGCTCGGCGAGGGCTCCAAGCCGCTCGACCACGTGAAGAACTACGGCGCCGGCATCGACGACCGCCTCACCGGTCTGCACGAGACCGCCCCGTGGGACGAGTACAAGTACGGCGTCTCCGACCGCGGCGCCTCGGTCCGCATCCCCTGGCAGGTCGAGCGGGACCGCAAGGGCTACATCGAGGACCGCCGCCCGAACGCCAACGTCGACCCGTACGTCGTGACGCGGCTGCTCGTCGACACCTGCTGCACCGCCCTCGACAAGGCCGGCCAGGTCTGACGGCGCCGGCCGGGTCCGAATCCGGCCATCCGCTTCGGGAGGGTGTCCACATTGTGTGGGCGCCCTCTCGTTCGCGTGACGCATCTGTTTCAATGAGGGCATGGCCAGTCTTTACCGGAACAGCAGCTCGTGGGGTCGTCGGCACGACCTCGAGCCGTTCTGGCCGTCCCGCCAGCACCACGACTTCGACCGTGTGTGTCGCCGCGTGAGGAACGCGCGGGCCCTCTAAAGCCGTTGCCCCGGCCGCCCCGGCCTTCGGCCCGCGCGCATGACGTACGTCCCGCTCCCCGACGTCCTCTCGCGCGAAAAGAGTTGACCATGGCTTCTGCCCTGCTGACCGACCCGCTCATCTCCGTCGACACCGCCTGCCGCACGGTGCACGTCGCGGGCCGCCAACTCGACCTCACCTACCTGGAGTTCGAGCTGCTCGCCCATCTCGTCGGGCACCCGCACCGCGTGCACACCCGCGACACCCTCGTCCACACCGTGTGGGGATACGGGCATGTGGGCGACGGCCGCACCGTCGACGTCCACGTCGCCCGGCTGCGC
Protein-coding sequences here:
- a CDS encoding DUF2252 domain-containing protein, which gives rise to MSSPAERADQGRRARKHSPRSSHGPWIPSADRPDPVVTLERQGADRLRDLLPIRYGRMAASPFAFLRGAAAVMTDDLAATPHTGLTVQLCGDAHLLNFGLFAAPDRALLFDLNDFDETYPGPFEWDVKRLAASIAVAARDNGHSDKHAHLAALGSVTAYRTNMRRLAPLGELAVWYERIDAHALLPLIRSGRHRRRAEHTLAQATRRTSLHALGKLTETTPEGRRRIAYDPPLLEPAGVSDAAAVRKMFGDYRSTLAEERRRLLDRYRFVDAARKVVGVGSVGTRCFIVLLAGRDADDPLFLQIKEATRSVVEDHIPNHGPYIHPGHRVVSGQRLLQAAGDIFLGWMTGPQGRSFYWRQLRDMKGSADVNVMPPDELLAYARLCGAALARAHARSGDRVALASYLGGKDVFDRAVAAFAMHYAEQTDRDHAVLRSAISAGVLTAAPGA
- a CDS encoding chemotaxis protein CheB: MPSPISADRTHDSFNIVAVAASAGGIHALVTVLGGLGADLPVPVLVVQHMDPHHRTVLAEILDRRTGLHVKLAEEGEQARPGTVHIAPPNRHLLVDRDGTLGLSLGDRVHFLRPSADPLFESVADAYGARAVAVVLSGTGNDGAKGVDAVKARGGTVIAQDPETAEFRGMPEAAVGTGAADFVLPLEEISAAIRGLVDIKRQ
- a CDS encoding arsenate reductase family protein encodes the protein MEIWINPACSKCRSALTLLDAEGADYTVRRYLEDVPTPDEIRAVLGRLGLEPWDITRTQEADAKELGLKGWARDADSREQWIEALAAHPKLIQRPIITAEDGTAVVGRSEESVREAMTRR
- the glnII gene encoding glutamine synthetase, whose product is MTFKAEYIWIDGTQPTAKLRSKTKIIGGQPQGLDTLPVWGFDGSSTNQAEGHASDLVLRPVAQYPDPIRGGDDILVMCEVLNIDMTPHYSNTRAALAEVEEKFGSQEPIFGIEQEYTFFEGDRPLGFPVGGFPAAQGGYYCGVGADEIFGRDIVEKHLEHCLDAGLAISGINAEVMPGQWEFQVGPVGPLQVSDELWIARWLLYRTAEDFNVSATLDPKPVKGDWNGAGAHTNFSTKAMREGYDAIITACESLGEGSKPLDHVKNYGAGIDDRLTGLHETAPWDEYKYGVSDRGASVRIPWQVERDRKGYIEDRRPNANVDPYVVTRLLVDTCCTALDKAGQV
- a CDS encoding winged helix-turn-helix domain-containing protein — encoded protein: MGSSARPRAVLAVPPAPRLRPCVSPREERAGPLKPLPRPPRPSARAHDVRPAPRRPLARKELTMASALLTDPLISVDTACRTVHVAGRQLDLTYLEFELLAHLVGHPHRVHTRDTLVHTVWGYGHVGDGRTVDVHVARLRRKLGAEHRDTIRTVRRVGYKYTPPTGS
- a CDS encoding winged helix DNA-binding domain-containing protein, whose product is MCRMNTKSTGTVRHIGDDERRVRLARAHRLAPSARADRAEDIARSLVALHGTDPATVYLAVGARLAEPSGTVADVERALYEDRSLVRMHGMRHTVFTFPAELAATVHASTGLAVAAKARAGLLKDIAGGSDGRLTPEWLAEVEASALAALERRGEATVTELAGDEPRLREQFTYGRGKSYEAEQTVSSRLMRVLGVEGRVVRGRPLGSWTSTQFRWAVAPPHPELPVAEAQAELLRLWLGVCGPATEGDLKWWTGWKVTDVRKALAAVGAVTVSLDGGGTGYVLADQVDAPEGDLEPWAALLPGLDPTSMGWQERDWYCPPELRPALFDGSGNIGPTVWWGGRIVGGWGQGAGGEVVWRLLDASGGRVAERAVAAEAERLAAWLGGTRVTPRFRTPLEKELASM